TGTGAGTTCATCTACATAATTGCTGAGAAGCCACTGTTAACTAGGTCGTTGAATTCAAGCATTAATTGGTAGATATCAGTAGTCTCACAAAAAAATGTTACCCTTTGATAGCTCTATCTAGCTAGAAAAGTTGTTTCATAGTTTTTGTAGGCCTAGTCATTCATGTTTTTTTCAGAATTAAGGTACCACCGAACCCACAATTCATTTATCTTACTGGATTCGCAGTTTTTTGTATGTGCATATTTAGTGGATTTCTCAACACATATATGGGGTCTAGGCTAAAGCTTCTGGGTTCTGCTGAACCCGTACCATAAATTGTGCATCCGTCCCCATGATATTCCCGATAAACTACTGAGAAAAATGCTATGCAATAGTTTGAGTAAGATGATTAATTGCTTAAGAAGATGTTTAACATTGTCATTCATGATATTCCAACAGATATGCCGCTGCAAATAATGCCGGTAAAGCTATACAGACATTCCAGATAATGGAGAAGTTCAGTATGTCTCCTGATCAGAGAATATTGCTGACATTCTTGAGTACTCTCTGTAAGCATGGCTTTATTGAAGAAGCTGAACAATTCATGTTTATTAATAAAAAGCTATTCCCCTTGGAAATTGATGGTTTTAATATTATCCTTAATGGATGGTGCAATATTATGGTTGATGTATTTGAAGCCAAAAGGATATGGCGAGAAATGTCCAAGTGTTGTATTGAACCAAATGGTACTTCTTATACTCACATGATTTCCTGCTTCTCCAAGGTTAGAAATTTGTTCGATTCACTTAGACTTTATGATGAAATGCAGAAACGGGGCTGGGTTCCAGGCCTGGAGGTGTATAACGCTTTGATATATGTACTGACTTGTGAGAATTGTGTGAAGGAAGCTCTTAAAATTCTTGATAAAGTTAAACATATGGGTTTACGTCCCAATTCTAGTACATACAACTTGATGATACGTCCTCTATGTGAATCATCTAAGTTGGGTGAGGCGAGAAGTATATTAGCTCTGATGGAGGAAGACAATATCAGTCCAACTATTGAAACATACCATGCATTTCTTGCAGGTGCAAGTCTAGAAGGAACTATTGAAGTTCTTAACTCTATGAAACGAGCTGAAGTTGGTCCAAACAGGGACACCTTTCTCTTAATTCTTGATAGTTTTTTGAAGTTGAAGCAGCCTGAAAATGCATTGGAGATATGGGCAGAGATGAAGCAGTATGAGGTAGTGCCCCAGTCTGCACATTATTCTCTTTTGGTGGGAGGACTTGTGGAGTGCAGGTTATTCTCCCAGGCAAGAGAGTTATATTCAGAGATGAAATCCGGTGGAATTCTTGATGACCCAGGTCTCCTGAAGTTCTTACAGATACCAACTGGTCCAAGAGGGCAACGAGATGTGAGAGATCCTAAACATACTAAAAAGGGGAGACTGACAAAGCATCCGACGCACAGGGTGATCAGAAGTGAAAAAGGTAGAAGGTAATTAAATGATGGTTGAAATATTGTAGCTCATCCGAGCCTGATGGATGCCTTTAGAAGCTACCCATAAATCTTTGACCGTGCAAGTTTATgtagatttgttatgctgggacCGGGTTAGCATTGGCTTGGTTGCTTCTAAAGATAATTGGCCGAATTTGCCAGAGTATTCTCTAGATCGTTGATATGGCTGCCCGAGTGGCCTAGTAGGGATGTGCTTGGGAGGACATGGATAACTAATTTCATGCTATATATGGTTTGCCATAAGAACGTTTTTCCAAGAACATTTCAGCATTGCCAAATCTGTTACGTTGTCAACCTTGACAAAATCTCGGTCATTGCGTTGCCTTTCATATTGGTTCATCAACGTCCGATATGACAAGCCATGCCTCATATAAGTGACATTTGGTGTTCATTTTCTGTATGATTTTGCTTCAGTAACTGATGCCAGCACTGGGCCATGTCTTCGGGTCTGCGGTCTTCATATAATCCAAGAATGAAGTTCAGATTGTTGTAGATAAAGGCATCCGGTGAATCCTTACTGAACTATAATATACCATGCAGTTGAATAGTTTAGATTGCTAGGTTGCTAAATTGGATATAGGTATATAAATCTAAGTTATCCTACTCAATTCTTGGGTATGGAGTTGATTAGAAAGAGTGCACATCGAGATACGGGGACAGACTTCTCATTGCTTTTTGCGAACACATACCGCAGATTGCGGTATTAGGGGAATCGAGAAAGATGAAGTGCCCTGTGGTGGAATTGGCCTAATATAGCATAGTAGTATTACTTTATTCCCATCAAGAAAGTTGCAAAGGTGAGTTAAGTAATAATCATCGCTGCAACTTGCAACGTGATTGAAGCGTGGCTCTCTCCACACTGGGTGTACTAACATACTCATTGAATGTGATTTTATCCCTCCCGCTTGCATTATTCAATTGGCATTTACATTTTACGCATGATTCCAAATGTTTTGGTGGTCTCCAGAGTCTAAAAAGAGTAAAAACAAACACTACttttggaaagaaaatcaaataaatataCATCATAATTTATAGAAACTATATTATTTATTCCCATAAAAATAACAAATGGATAACGGTCATCTAATTTGCTTTGGATGTGTATATAATGGTGGCTGGGCCAAGTACAGCCATAAAGTAGGACTAGCTCAGCTGGCTATTTCCTCAACCAACCATTAACCAGTCACGTCCAGCTCAGAGCTTCTGTCACTTAGGTTTATCAACATGGCTCTCTCTGTTCTCTTCTTCCTACTCCTCGCCGCCGCTGCCACCGTCAACGCCACCGACCACATCGTCGGAGCTAACAAAGGCTGGAACCCTGGCATCAATTACACCCTTTGGGCGAACAACCAAACCTTCTACGTTGGTGACTATATCTGTACGTATTATACACTTTGCAGTACATATTTTGCGTCTTTGTTACTACTTTTCTAACTTCTCTGTCCATCTCTCTTTTTTATTACAGCGTTTAGGTATCAGAAGTCACAGTACAATGTGTTTTTAGTGAACAAGACTGGATATGATAACTGCACAATAGAAGGTGCTTTTGGGAATTGGACCGGCGGAAAAGACTTTATTATGCTGAACAAGACCCAGAGGTATTACTTCATTTGTGGCACTGGCGGTTGCTTTAACGGAATGAAGGTTTCGGTGGTTGTTCATCCTCTTCCATCTCCTCCGAAGTCAGCCATTTCTGCTGAGCATTCCTCCAAAAAATCTACTGCTCCGGTGGCGGCGTGCGGTTTTGGGTCACTATTAGCCATCAGCTTCGCCTTTTTTGGATTGACATTTTCCGTTTGGATCTAGCAAGTTTTGGTCTTTCTTTTTTGAGATTGTTGTGCTATCTTAGCTCCATTAAATTCTGAAACTGCCACAACCACAAGTGTCAAGTGTGTatttgttattttgaatttttgattatgTCATTCTTCAATTCATTATTGTTCTTTAATTTCAATTAGTATCAGATTTTTCTTATAATCTGCTattgtttctttgaactccatTTTTACTGCCGTTTATATTTCTCTACTATAAGAataagaattaaaataaaataaaaataaaatagaaatgacACCAGATAAATTTTTCGGACATTTTTcgttaaaatttttaatttaaaatttcaaaacaaaatagtaCCGGCAAAACAAAGGGTTCTGGTATACCTGGGTTGGACTCTAGGCAAGGCCCATTCAGTCATTCATATGGGCCTAGATACCTATAGCACCGAACACAGCCCACTACTTCATGCCATGTGTATTCAGTTTGCAAGTTGTGGAGGCAGAGAGATCAGAGAAGGGAAATGGGAAAGGCACTGGATTGTTAGTGATAGAAACTAAGGGTCAatcaaactatatagagaaccaaaTTTTCTATAAGTTCCCATAAAACGCACGTAAGTAAATGATATAATggaattttacgtgaaaaactctcaactcacgggattaaaaaccacgacctacccttgtaggatttcaacttcactactgagcaaactttagattacaacctattgtaacctaggaattaacctcttaatctctcactaacttgtaacaattctattacaagccactttgtaataactctattacaaagacttataactcgactaactctagccaagagtccaagacacaaacacaaggctTATGATTTTACAAAATTTTCCTATACAATACTTCTAACTAAGCttagtaggaattacaagtaaagtaTCTTAACAAACGTGCAATACAGCTAAGGACATGTAATGACTAAATACAAGAAACTGGTCCttcgttatgttgttctttgttcttgatacCCTTGAGAATCACTTGCAAGATTGACACAGACTTAGAGAAtgcttgattgattctgaatgtGCAAGTGTTTTGTTTTGCCTTTGCTTGATGTTAATAAttcatttgtgacatcacttgaatgatgcaagcaagttaggTAAAGGGCATTCCCTATAAAGTTGATTGATGCACTGTTTTTGCACTGTTGCGTGTGGAGGCAGCAACTTTACAGCCGTGAGGAGTTGACTTGTACCGTCACCAAGGGAACTAATGACCATCTGTTCCCTCTGTTATTCTtttgactctgaagagttgaactATGTCCCCGACTTGAGACTTGTTGTTCTTTAGTGCTTGAGGATGTGTAACATGTTCCTTATCTAGTTCttatcattaagtttgttagatcatcaaaacataacatggatacatataacctatcaattttcccctttttgatgatgaaaaaCTTATAATTGAAGTTCCCCTAAGAACCAGAATGGTAGATCAGTTTCCTGTATTCCCCCTGAATCTGTTCCCCCAGCTTGTTCCCCCTCAAttattttccccttttggcatcataaaaagatcaGTAGCAAgtaataagcaaaaagaagtctagcttggttaactcatgccacatgtgtGTGCACAATCATGACTAAAaatagagcaaaagagcaagacATACACGACAAAAAGGATGAAACGTCcattaatttttgaaaattaagCAGGGAGCAGTTCCATTGTTACCAAACCATccacaaaataaaaacaacaaaaggTACCAGTCATAAACATCATTAAGACAAAAAACAGAGGACGGACACTAGGGACTTGACACTGGGAACAAGACGGCTATTAAGGAGCACTGGAAGGGGGAGCACTGGAGGTAGAGGAAGAGGCAAGGGTTCTAAGAAGGATGTCCATACGAGCATTTGCAGACCCTTGCTCGGTTAGCAAACTTTCCTTCAAGTCCTCAACCTGTTTTCTGAGAGCAGTATTTTCCTTTATCAGGCAGGCAACCTCTATGTTTTGGGCACTACTGGAACCAACTACCTCCTGGGTTTGACTGAGTTGACCTTCGAGAATGGCATTCCGAGCCTTCAGCTTCCTTATTTCTTCAGTGGCACTATTTTGAGCGttgatcagctgagaaatggtcgaATTGCTGCCAACCCCTCCACTCCTATTAATGCACTCACACTCTTCAAGGGTGATTTTGGAGAAAGATTGATTGCGAATTCCTACTTTAGCATGTCCCAAACGAACCTTGAAGAATTCAAACACTTTAGTAAGGAGAAACCCGTAAGACAACCCATGATTATCTTCCTTGAACTCTGCTACTTTCTTCATGTGCTCTATCATAAGACCATGCAGGTTTATAGTGGTGTAGCCATCCAATGCTTCCATGAGAACTAAGTCTGCTCATTATGTAATGGAGCGTCTTTCAGCACGTGGGAGCAGAACTTTGTTCACCATTTCGAATAGCAGTTGGTACACTGGAAGGAGAGCCTTCTTGTGTACTCGTTCCCCTTGCTGCACTGCCTTATCCTTCACAATGGCGTTTGTGAAATATTTAGAGCATACCCCTTCAATGGAGGACATCCCATAAATGGGCACACCTAAAATGGCTCCCAGTACAGTAGTGTCTATCACAAAATCAACACCGTTCATTTTCAGACAAATGTTATCATCCTCTACTGTGAAGAAGTCAGCATAGAAACTACGCACTTCTTCCTCATATACCTTGGGATTGTCAGTTGTGAACATATGTGTCCACTATTGGAATTCACAGATCTCCACCAATTGGTGcattgataagtggggattttgactacttatttgcgccttttgacttttgttttagttcaaaaatatttaaaggaatttccgaaaactgatgaagtatgcttacttgcaggagtattggaaaatgagccattACGATGAAATCAAACTCAAGAGGAGTGcttttgaacaaggacaaaaatcaagcacaaaaagctaaagtgcggaccgcagaattctgtGTCGAGTTGAAGAACATGAAGAAGAATTAACAGAGTTACAATGTaaggtgcggaccgcacaataattgtgcggctgcaaaagTCAAGGTTCAGAGAGTTCCAACTCCAAGCCCAACAagaactgcggaccgcactataattgtgcggccgtatAAATCAAATGTGCTGCcgcacccagaattgtgcggtccgcagaactcaAGAGACACGGCCGCGGTGCAGAATTGTGCAGCTGCAGATCCAACTCCTGTCAAGagctgaagcaaagtgcggaccgcacacagaattatgcggccgcagaacctccgaaagagcaattttgtccaaaaattccagctttgtataaatagactactttcacgaaattaggttaAGTTTTTGAATATTAAAAATTTTGTAGCCATTTGTCTTTACCCCTTTTTACAACTTTAGCTTTAgtgatttaacattggatttttatattttaatattgcaatatgagttttatcatctttttttctctattttcctcTATACCCATTCTGAgcagctaaatttctagctagggttgtgacccaaccctagtgtgggaacctaatgggtgtttaatttagggcttgtttatggttgggtgtatattatttagcttagttcttgctataattgtagaattaatggttgcaaacattagttcaagcctatttgacttgatctctacttgagaaagagagacttagtctaggaaaacttggctaacaagagtttgggatgaaatcaagagattgatagtcccaattaaagggttgaacctagagatagtaaaatccgACTTGAGCAATTTGTCAACTGtttagttcaatacccatttggacttgagaaagccgaaagccaaattgggcaaaaccactctcctaccgagaggtattgagtgggtatttgagtgttgattgatatattacaccccgaccaacgaaactcgctctaaagcccacaacccgttaggcaaacacctaggtagaagtcaaaGCCCTAGACCTTTTACATATTtgcaaaacaacaacaaaaacattcttctttagtttcatatttttcaattgcaatccttagtataattttagaagtaaaataaaaacaaagtttgtggaagtgcaacttAGACAATTCACGTGCTTAGACCAAATACATACCACTAATCCCATCtacgctccctgtggattcgatcccgactcctagttgggtattattattgcaatcgaccgctTCATATCCCCAATTTGAGGTGTGACTTGGGCGAGATCACGCATTCCTGACATATCCAGAATATCAGGGGCAAATGTACGGCCCCACAGTACTTTTTGGATTCTCAGTTTTTCCCTTTCAGCATCCTGGGTTGCACCAACCTTGGCCTTCTTGgaggaaccaggttcttcactggcACCAACCTTCCTTTTCACTAATTGTCTTGCACTTTTTATTTTCTCAGCAAATTTCTCAAACACCATTTTCTCAGATACTTGTTCAACCAACTCTTCAGTCACTTTCTTCCCAGACTCCTCAACCACTCTCTCACCAGATTTCTCAGCTACTTTTTCACAAGACTTTTCACCCTCAACCTTGCTCAAGTCCATTTCACTCACAGATGacttatttttggactttggaacaGTTAGTTTCTTTGAGGACTTACGAaccaaggaaccaggttcctcttctACCTCATCATTAACATCAACAACTAGTGTAGGAGGCACTACCTTCTCATTTACAACCTTTCCATATTTCAccaatctcctcttcttcttttacCTTTTGCTTTTCCTTAAAACTGACTCAAGTTCTTCCTTCTTATGCAACCTAGTGATAGGTCTCTTAGAAGTTGAATCTTGGGGAGTTGCCTGACTACTTCTAGCCTTGATGAAACTCGCAAGAGCCACATTGTCATAGTCATTTTCACTCCCTTCGCTTTCCTTTTCAGACAGAGATCTCATCTTGGGAGGAACAATGGCTAATAGCTCAGCATAGAAATGAGGAGAGGGAGCGGGATCCATACTGACATGGGGTTATTTAGAAGAACATGGATTTTTATCCCAAGTAGGATCATAGTGCTCGTCTTGTGTggagggatcaggtccctcaGGAAGTTCCCCAGTAGTACTGTCTAGTGCCAGATTTTTGACAGGCACCAGTTCCCTTCCCTCCACCAGTAGACTATCACCTCCCCCCTTAGAC
This DNA window, taken from Nicotiana tabacum cultivar K326 chromosome 4, ASM71507v2, whole genome shotgun sequence, encodes the following:
- the LOC107796662 gene encoding uncharacterized protein LOC107796662; this translates as MRLLCLALRIYKTRPLAFKHIIGSIAPQYPSLFASQPFFGAFRQPFVRTCHTTPAKPPFFSSGNSTCYEIINFDKYVDTLREKSQLDVSQFVGIIQKANDFGSGDEAMLFLDECCAKPNNDVVFLVIWELRNLWKLAYLLFKWGEKCKCLEENTWCLMIWILGNHGKFSTAWSLIRDLLQMSIDIQEAVLVMIDRYAAANNAGKAIQTFQIMEKFSMSPDQRILLTFLSTLCKHGFIEEAEQFMFINKKLFPLEIDGFNIILNGWCNIMVDVFEAKRIWREMSKCCIEPNGTSYTHMISCFSKVRNLFDSLRLYDEMQKRGWVPGLEVYNALIYVLTCENCVKEALKILDKVKHMGLRPNSSTYNLMIRPLCESSKLGEARSILALMEEDNISPTIETYHAFLAGASLEGTIEVLNSMKRAEVGPNRDTFLLILDSFLKLKQPENALEIWAEMKQYEVVPQSAHYSLLVGGLVECRLFSQARELYSEMKSGGILDDPGLLKFLQIPTGPRGQRDVRDPKHTKKGRLTKHPTHRVIRSEKGRR
- the LOC107796663 gene encoding early nodulin-like protein 17, with protein sequence MALSVLFFLLLAAAATVNATDHIVGANKGWNPGINYTLWANNQTFYVGDYISFRYQKSQYNVFLVNKTGYDNCTIEGAFGNWTGGKDFIMLNKTQRYYFICGTGGCFNGMKVSVVVHPLPSPPKSAISAEHSSKKSTAPVAACGFGSLLAISFAFFGLTFSVWI